From a single Bryobacter aggregatus MPL3 genomic region:
- a CDS encoding complex I subunit 4 family protein, with amino-acid sequence MFLLLAILLPLLGFAACMTIFRRAAQTAYLAALATSGVAFLATLAMVPEVAQDPTKLAQALDLNWIPYPPIHFSIGVDGLSIWLVAATALLSLLAIVTSSRRDANFLGWLLLLEAAIIGVFVAQDLFLFYVCFELTLVPVLFLMGQYGKSTAATVKFFIYTFAGSILMLAAIVYLFLKSGSFDFQNISLQIAAGSFRLSPAEQLPLFLAFFLAFAVKTPLFPFHSWQADAYASAPSPLGVVMAGLMGKLGTYGLLRFCLPLFPNAARDCAHWINALAIIAILYGALVAIVQTDIKRMLAFSSLSHLGFIILGIFSFHINGLDGAAYQMVCHAVTTGGLFLLAGYLEERKGNTLIASFGGLATRTPWLATTFLIAALASAGLPSLNNFVGEYLILQGAAFTGFPYAAAAAVGVILSAVYLLWAYQRTFLGPKPDSDTPDLSNTEAIAITPLLLLMIAMGVWSTSFLPLQSAVNAKILQQSKMNVEFRVQTTPANTNAEVAHGN; translated from the coding sequence ATGTTTCTTCTTCTCGCGATTCTTCTTCCGCTCCTCGGTTTCGCTGCCTGCATGACGATCTTCCGCCGTGCCGCGCAAACTGCTTATCTCGCTGCGCTCGCAACATCGGGCGTTGCCTTCCTGGCCACTCTGGCGATGGTGCCTGAAGTTGCTCAGGACCCGACGAAGCTGGCGCAGGCTTTGGACCTCAACTGGATTCCCTATCCGCCGATCCACTTCTCGATCGGTGTCGATGGCCTCTCCATCTGGCTCGTTGCCGCCACTGCCTTGCTCAGCCTGCTTGCCATTGTTACTTCCAGCCGCCGCGATGCCAACTTCCTCGGCTGGCTGCTGTTGCTTGAAGCGGCGATCATCGGCGTCTTCGTGGCGCAGGATCTGTTCCTGTTCTACGTCTGCTTTGAACTCACGCTCGTCCCCGTCCTTTTCCTGATGGGGCAATACGGCAAGAGTACGGCCGCGACAGTGAAGTTCTTCATCTACACCTTTGCCGGCTCCATTCTGATGTTGGCCGCCATCGTCTATCTGTTCTTGAAGTCTGGCTCCTTTGACTTCCAAAACATCTCGCTGCAGATTGCCGCCGGTTCCTTCCGCTTGTCGCCGGCCGAGCAGTTGCCGCTCTTTCTCGCCTTCTTCCTCGCCTTTGCGGTGAAGACGCCGCTCTTCCCCTTCCACTCCTGGCAGGCCGATGCTTACGCTTCTGCGCCGTCGCCGCTCGGCGTGGTCATGGCGGGCCTAATGGGCAAGTTGGGCACCTACGGTTTGCTGCGCTTCTGCCTGCCGCTCTTCCCGAATGCGGCGCGCGATTGTGCCCACTGGATCAATGCGCTGGCGATCATCGCAATCCTCTACGGCGCATTGGTGGCGATCGTCCAAACCGACATCAAGCGGATGCTGGCCTTCTCCTCACTGAGTCACTTGGGCTTCATCATCCTCGGCATCTTCTCCTTCCATATCAATGGCCTCGATGGCGCGGCTTACCAGATGGTCTGCCATGCGGTCACCACCGGCGGACTCTTCCTGTTGGCTGGTTACCTCGAAGAGCGCAAGGGCAACACGCTGATTGCAAGCTTTGGCGGTCTGGCTACCAGGACGCCGTGGCTTGCGACCACCTTCCTCATCGCCGCGCTGGCCTCGGCTGGCCTGCCCTCGCTGAACAACTTCGTCGGCGAATACCTGATCCTCCAGGGCGCTGCCTTCACCGGCTTCCCCTATGCCGCCGCTGCTGCGGTGGGCGTCATTCTGTCGGCGGTGTATCTGCTCTGGGCCTACCAGCGCACCTTCCTCGGGCCGAAGCCCGACAGCGATACCCCCGATTTATCCAATACCGAAGCCATCGCAATCACTCCGCTTCTTCTGCTGATGATTGCCATGGGCGTCTGGTCCACCAGTTTCCTGCCGCTCCAATCGGCGGTCAATGCAAAGATCCTTCAGCAATCGAAAATGAACGTCGAATTCCGGGTCCAAACGACTCCTGCAAACACCAACGCCGAGGTTGCTCATGGGAACTAA
- the nuoL gene encoding NADH-quinone oxidoreductase subunit L, which translates to MPNPPDLHLWLILFFPLLGALINGTIGRRLSKPVISAVAIGSVALSLLWVLKSLSDLGQLETAHIERYFTWIASGDLKVGFDLSIDRLSSIMLLVVTGVGLLIHIYAVGYMDHEEGFWRFFSYLNLFMFFMLILVLAQNFLLLFVGWEGVGLCSYLLIGFYFLEKFAGDAAKKAFIVNRIGDFGFSLAMLLLVVKFGSLDMTTVFDAVKKMPIEQSAGTLTTVALLLLVGAAGKSAQFPLYVWLPDAMAGPTPVSALIHAATMVTAGVYVVARSSEVYLRAPIAMETVAIVGLITAVLAALIGMAQNDIKKVFAYSTVSQLGYMFLALGVGAFSAGIFHVVTHAFFKALLFLGAGSVIHALHGEQDLNKMGGLRSKIPITYWTLLIAAIAISGVWPFAGFHSKDAILLAAYAHAPWMYWVGVVTAGLTAFYVFRAIFLCFFGEYRGKAHPHESPAIMYMPLVILALLSVAGGYLPVMEWLEPLFPEHAELHAVWLIATSLGFAFFGIFVAYYVYVLNPGSADGYAKSFGSVYRTIANKFYVDEIYDAAIVHPLEQGSRHVLDEGVEQVVISGGVGSVVSMSRWFGGAFRLLQAGNIRSYAVYVLLGAVLFLGIMVANGGVR; encoded by the coding sequence ATGCCCAATCCACCCGACCTCCATCTCTGGCTCATCCTCTTTTTCCCCCTGTTGGGGGCCTTGATCAACGGCACCATCGGACGCCGCCTGTCCAAGCCTGTCATCTCCGCCGTCGCCATCGGCTCTGTTGCCCTCTCTCTGCTTTGGGTTCTCAAAAGTCTCTCTGATCTCGGTCAATTGGAAACCGCGCACATCGAGCGCTACTTCACCTGGATCGCCTCGGGCGATCTGAAGGTTGGCTTCGATCTGTCGATCGACCGCCTCTCCTCGATCATGCTGCTGGTGGTCACCGGCGTTGGCCTGCTGATCCACATCTACGCTGTCGGCTACATGGATCATGAGGAAGGCTTCTGGCGCTTCTTCTCCTACCTGAATCTGTTCATGTTCTTCATGCTGATTCTGGTGCTGGCGCAGAACTTCCTGCTGCTCTTTGTTGGTTGGGAAGGTGTTGGTCTCTGCTCCTACTTGCTGATCGGCTTTTACTTCCTCGAGAAGTTTGCCGGCGATGCGGCGAAGAAAGCCTTCATTGTCAATCGAATCGGCGACTTTGGCTTCTCGCTGGCCATGCTCCTGCTGGTGGTGAAGTTTGGTTCGCTCGATATGACCACCGTCTTTGATGCGGTCAAGAAGATGCCAATCGAGCAATCCGCCGGCACCCTGACGACGGTTGCGTTGTTGCTACTCGTTGGTGCGGCTGGTAAGTCTGCTCAGTTTCCGCTTTATGTCTGGCTTCCGGACGCGATGGCTGGTCCCACGCCGGTCTCGGCCCTCATCCATGCCGCCACCATGGTCACCGCGGGCGTTTATGTCGTGGCCCGCTCGAGCGAAGTCTATCTACGCGCGCCAATCGCGATGGAGACGGTCGCTATCGTTGGCCTGATCACCGCGGTGCTTGCTGCGCTGATCGGCATGGCGCAGAACGACATCAAGAAGGTCTTTGCTTACTCGACGGTCTCGCAGCTTGGCTACATGTTCCTTGCCTTAGGCGTCGGCGCCTTTTCGGCTGGCATCTTCCACGTTGTCACTCATGCCTTCTTCAAGGCGCTGCTCTTCTTGGGCGCCGGAAGCGTGATCCACGCGCTGCATGGTGAACAAGACCTCAATAAGATGGGCGGGCTCCGCTCGAAGATTCCGATCACCTATTGGACCCTGCTCATTGCCGCCATCGCCATTTCCGGCGTCTGGCCCTTTGCCGGTTTCCATTCGAAGGACGCGATTCTGTTGGCTGCTTACGCGCATGCCCCCTGGATGTACTGGGTGGGTGTGGTGACGGCTGGCCTCACTGCCTTCTATGTCTTCCGCGCGATCTTCCTCTGCTTCTTTGGCGAGTATCGTGGCAAGGCGCATCCGCACGAGTCTCCCGCCATCATGTACATGCCGCTTGTGATTCTGGCGCTGCTCAGCGTTGCCGGTGGTTATCTGCCGGTGATGGAATGGCTGGAGCCACTCTTCCCCGAACACGCGGAACTGCACGCGGTCTGGCTGATCGCCACTTCGCTGGGCTTCGCTTTCTTTGGCATTTTCGTTGCCTACTATGTCTACGTTTTGAACCCCGGTTCGGCGGATGGCTACGCGAAGAGCTTCGGCTCTGTCTATCGTACGATTGCCAACAAGTTCTATGTCGACGAGATCTATGACGCCGCCATCGTCCATCCCTTGGAACAAGGCTCACGCCACGTTCTCGATGAGGGTGTTGAACAGGTGGTGATCAGCGGTGGTGTTGGCTCGGTCGTCTCGATGAGTCGCTGGTTTGGCGGAGCCTTCCGCTTGCTCCAAGCTGGAAATATCCGCAGCTACGCTGTCTATGTGTTGCTCGGTGCGGTCCTCTTCCTCGGCATCATGGTCGCCAATGGAGGTGTCCGCTAA
- the nuoK gene encoding NADH-quinone oxidoreductase subunit NuoK — MPQLNAVPLSWYLILSAILFSLGVAGFLFRRNIITVFMSIELMLNAVNLSFVAFSHQLRQVDGQIFTFFVMVVAAAEAAVGLAIILTVFKNRQTLSIDEVSSLKN; from the coding sequence ATGCCGCAATTGAACGCCGTTCCTCTGTCCTGGTACCTGATTCTGAGCGCGATTCTCTTTTCCCTTGGCGTTGCTGGATTCCTCTTCCGCCGCAACATCATCACGGTCTTCATGTCCATCGAGCTGATGCTCAATGCGGTGAATCTCAGCTTCGTTGCCTTCTCCCACCAGCTCCGGCAGGTGGACGGCCAGATCTTCACCTTCTTTGTGATGGTGGTTGCTGCCGCAGAAGCCGCAGTTGGCCTTGCCATCATCCTGACGGTCTTTAAGAACCGCCAAACCCTTTCCATCGACGAGGTCAGCTCGCTCAAAAACTAA
- a CDS encoding NADH-quinone oxidoreductase subunit J has protein sequence MDLILFLIFATLAVVCAVSLVVQKHPIGSALSLIGVMGSIAVLYLLLGAEFIAAVQMIVYAGAIMVLFVFVIMLLNAGTETSTGRSWPSRLLGIPLLTVFLGLLAYLLQRMAPTLGTVSFGAFNTGAREIGRSLFTNYLLPFEVTSVLVLIAILGAIVLARKEID, from the coding sequence ATGGACCTGATTCTCTTTCTGATTTTCGCCACTCTCGCTGTTGTCTGCGCCGTCTCGCTGGTGGTGCAGAAGCACCCCATCGGCAGCGCGCTCTCGCTCATCGGCGTGATGGGTTCGATTGCCGTTCTCTATCTGTTGCTTGGCGCGGAGTTCATTGCCGCCGTGCAGATGATCGTCTACGCGGGCGCCATCATGGTGCTCTTTGTCTTTGTCATCATGTTGCTGAACGCAGGCACAGAGACGTCGACCGGCCGCTCCTGGCCCTCGCGCCTGCTGGGCATCCCGCTGCTCACTGTTTTCCTTGGCCTGCTTGCCTACCTGCTGCAGCGCATGGCTCCGACGCTGGGCACGGTCAGCTTTGGCGCCTTCAACACCGGCGCGCGGGAGATCGGACGCAGCCTCTTTACCAACTACCTGCTTCCCTTTGAAGTCACCAGTGTGCTGGTGCTGATCGCGATTCTGGGCGCCATCGTTCTCGCCCGTAAGGAAATCGACTAA
- a CDS encoding complex I subunit 1/NuoH family protein, whose protein sequence is MNFFLLSLIKTGIVAGAFMTTLAYLQWIERKVLAHIQLRLGPYRVGFHGLLQPLADVIKLTTKEGFVPSHVSTFFYVIAPFLAVLFALISICVIPFGPSVEIFGVRTDLGLTDINIGVLFVLAISSVGVYGIALGGWASNNKYSLLGGLRSSAQMISYELPMAIALAAPLLLLNDLSLRAIVGEQAGYYLNFIPRWSIFQMPFPQIFSFFIFLISAFAETNRVPFDLPEAENELVGGFHTEYSSLSFAAFFMAEYANMITVTSMATVLYLGGWHPLWPAEYGSDYVPVLLLLAGSAVLLYHGLFQPIKGRPWDRFSLPFFGLAFGGLALLFLVPVLKPVLIPLFWFVAKTGTLLFLFIWVRGTLPRFRYDQLMNFTWKFLFPVAILNLLITAFAVALQGAKN, encoded by the coding sequence ATGAACTTCTTCCTCCTTAGTCTGATCAAAACGGGGATCGTCGCCGGCGCTTTTATGACGACCCTCGCCTATCTCCAATGGATCGAGCGCAAAGTTCTGGCTCATATCCAGTTGCGCCTCGGTCCTTACCGCGTTGGGTTCCACGGTCTCTTGCAGCCGCTGGCCGACGTCATCAAGCTCACCACCAAAGAAGGCTTTGTGCCTTCCCATGTCAGCACCTTCTTCTATGTCATTGCGCCGTTTCTGGCGGTGCTGTTTGCGCTGATTTCGATTTGCGTGATTCCTTTTGGCCCCAGCGTTGAGATCTTCGGCGTCCGCACCGATCTTGGCCTGACCGACATCAACATTGGCGTCCTCTTTGTCCTGGCGATTTCAAGCGTCGGCGTCTATGGCATCGCGCTTGGCGGTTGGGCTTCAAACAATAAATACTCGCTGCTTGGCGGCTTGCGCAGTTCTGCGCAGATGATCAGCTACGAGTTGCCAATGGCGATTGCTCTGGCCGCTCCCTTGCTGTTGCTGAACGATCTGTCGCTGCGCGCCATCGTCGGCGAACAGGCGGGCTACTACCTGAACTTCATTCCGCGCTGGTCCATCTTCCAGATGCCCTTTCCGCAGATCTTCAGCTTCTTCATCTTCCTGATCTCTGCCTTTGCCGAAACCAATCGCGTTCCCTTCGATTTGCCGGAAGCCGAAAACGAACTGGTCGGCGGCTTCCATACCGAATACAGTTCGCTGAGCTTTGCCGCCTTCTTCATGGCCGAATACGCCAACATGATCACGGTCACCTCGATGGCGACGGTGCTCTACCTCGGTGGTTGGCATCCGCTGTGGCCTGCCGAATATGGCAGCGATTATGTGCCGGTGCTGCTGCTTCTTGCCGGTTCTGCGGTGCTGCTGTATCACGGCTTGTTCCAGCCGATCAAGGGCCGCCCCTGGGATCGCTTCTCGCTCCCCTTCTTTGGCCTTGCCTTCGGGGGCCTGGCACTCTTGTTCCTGGTGCCGGTGTTGAAGCCGGTGCTGATTCCGCTCTTCTGGTTTGTCGCCAAGACCGGGACTTTGCTCTTCCTCTTCATCTGGGTGCGTGGCACGCTGCCGCGTTTCCGCTACGATCAGTTGATGAACTTCACTTGGAAGTTCCTCTTCCCGGTTGCCATCCTCAACCTCCTCATCACTGCCTTTGCAGTGGCTCTCCAGGGGGCAAAGAACTGA